The Eikenella corrodens genome segment CGCTGTGCAGCACTTCCACTTTCACCTCGTCGTTTGACAGCTTTTTGAGGCTACCTGAAAGCGCTTCGTACGAACCCTGCACGTCGGCTTTGATGATAACGGACAGATTTTGCGCTGCCTGACCGTCGCCGGCGTTGGCAAACAGGTTTTCCAGTTTGGCAGCCTGCTGTTTGGCCAGCCGCACGTCGCGGTATTTGCCTTGGCGGAACAGGGCGATTTCGCGGGCTTTTTTCTCGTCGGCCAACACCATGGCGTCTTCGCCGGCGTTGGGGACGTCGGAAAGGCCGAGGATTTCCACCGGAATGGAGGGGCCGGCTTCCTGTACCTGTCTGCCGTTTTCGTCCACCATAGCGCGGACTTTGCCGAAGGCCGTGCCGGCCAGGAGCATATCGCCTTTTTTCAGCGTGCCGCTCTGTACCAGCAGGGTGGCCACCGCGCCGCGGCCTTTGTCCAGACGGGCTTCCACGATGATGCCTTTGGCTGGTGCGTCTACTGGCGCTTTCAGTTCGAGCACTTCGGCTTCCAGCAGCACGGCTTCCAAAAGCGCATCGATATTGATGCCTTGTTTGGCGGAAACATCGATAAACTGCACATTACCGCCCCAAGCATCGGGGATCACTTCATGTGCGGTCAGCTCTTGGCGAATACGCTCGGGATTGGCGGCTTCCTTATCGATTTTGTTCACTGCCACCACCATCGGCACGCCGGCCGCTTTGGCATGGGCAATGGCTTCGATGGTTTGCGGCATCACGCCGTCATCGGCGGCCACGACCAAAATCACGATATCAGTGGCCTGGGCACCGCGTGCACGCATCGCGGTAAAGGCTTCGTGGCCGGGGGTATCTAGGAAAGTGATAACACCGCGCGGGGTCTGCACATGGTAGGCACCGATGTGCTGGGTAATGCCGCCGGCTTCGCCTTGCACCACTTTGGCGCGACGAATGTAGTCGAGCAGCGAAGTTTTACCGTGGTCCACGTGGCCCATTACGGTTACCACCGGCGGGCGCGGCAGGGCTTCGGCTTGAACGGCGGTTTCAGTGTCGTTCAAGAAGGCTTCGGGATCATCCGCAGCAGCGGGTTTGCCGATATGGCCCATTTCTTCCACCACAATCAATGCGGTTTCCTGGTCGAGCGATTGATTGATGGTCACCATCATGCCCATCTTCATCAGGGCTTTCACCACTTCCACGCCCTTAACTGCCATTTTGTGTGCCAAATCGGCCACGGTGATGGTTTCGGGCACGAGCACTTCGTGCACCACCGGCTCGGTCGGGGCTTGGAAGGCGTGTTGGTTCGGCTCCAGCTTGAGCTGTTTCTTGCCTTTTTTGCCACCACGTACGCGCTCCTCATCGCCACGATTACTGCGTTCTTTGCCTTTGCCTTTGGCGGAACGGCCGCGCGGCATATCGTCGTCGCGCTGCTGGTGGCGATCGCCTTTTTTCGGGCGGCTGCCGCTGGGAGCGGCATTGCCGGAGGAAAGGGGGGCTTTTTCGCTCGGTGCGGCGCTGCGCGGGGCAGACTGCTGCTCTTTGGCCAGCTTGGCTTCCTGCTGCGCCTGCAGTTTGGCTGCTTCGCGGCGGGCCTGGCGCTCCTGTTTTTCTTTCAGCAGGGCTTGTTGGTGGGCACGCAGGGCTTCGGCACGGCGGGCTTCTTCGTCACGCATGGCCTTTTCGGCGGCACTAACCACTTCCACCGGTTGCGGTGTTGGCTCAGGGGCCTTTTCTTTTTTCGGTTTGCGGCTGCGTTTCGGTTTGGCTTCGGCTGCCGGAGCGTCATCCGGCGTGGCTACTTCAGTAGCTGCCGGTGTAGCATCAGTTTTGGCAGCAGTAGTTTCCATGGTAGGTGTTTCAACCACTGTTGTTTCGACAGCTTCTGAGGCTACCTGAACATTTGGTTCTTCCACGGCAGGGGCGGCTGCAGGTGCTTCTGTGGCAACAGTTGCGGCTGGTTGTGCCGGGGCAACTTCAGCAGCGGGTTTGCTCTCGGCAACTGCTTCAATCGGCGGCACGGCCACGCGGCGGCGGCGGCGGGTTTCCACTTGTACGCCAGCCACAGTGCTGCGCTCGGTGCGGGTACGGCTCACGCTGATGGATACGGTGCCGCTGTCGTTCTGTTTGCGCAGGTGGGTCAGTAGAGCTTGTTTGTCTGCCGGGCTGATGCTGTCGGCACCGCTGCTTTTTTCCACGCCGGCGGCTTTGAGCTGCTCCAAGAGCGTGGGCACGGATTTTTTCAGTTCGGCGGCAAATTGTTGTACGGTATTACTCATAAGTTTCCGGCCTCCTTATTCCTGTGTTTCGGCAAACCAATGTTCGCGGGCGGCCAAAATAACGGTTTTGGCTTCTTCTTCGCTCACACCGGTGATTTCGATCAATTCGTCGGTGGAAAGCTCAGCCAAGCTGTCGCGGGTGGTGATGCCAGCTTGCGCCAAATCGCGCAGCATGTCTTGGTCAATGCCGTTGAGGGTTTTCAGCTCTTCTTCCACTTCGTCCAGTTTTTCTTCCGACATGATGGCCAGAGTAAGGATGGCGTCGCGAGCACGGTTGCGCAGCGTTTCTACGGTGGCTTCGTCGAAGCCGATTTCCACCAGTTCGGCAGCAGGCACATAGGCCACTTCTTCCAGAGCGGCGAAGCCTTCTTCAATCAGCAGATCAGCTGTTTGCTCGTCCACGTTCAGATGCTGCATAAACAGGCTGCGAATCTGCGCATCTTCGGCTTCGTGACGCTCTTCAGCTTCCTGTACGGTCATGATGTTAAGCTGCCAGCCGGTGAGGTCGGCGGCGAGGCGTACGTTTTGGCCACCGCGGCCGATGGCAGGCGCGAGCTGGTCTTCGGCCACGATAACATCTACCGAATGGTTGTCTTCGTCAATCAGAATGCGGCTGACTTCGGCGGGGGAGAGCGCGTTAATCACAAACTGGGCAGTTTCGGGCGACCATAGCACCACGTCCACCCGTTCGCCGGCCAATTCGTTGGATACGGCATTCACGCGCGAGCCGCGCACGCCGATGCAGGTGCCTTGCGGATCAATACGTGCATCATTGGATTTAACGGCGATTTTGGCGCGTTGGCCGGGATCACGGGCGGCTTCTTTGATTTCCAGCAGGCCGTCTTCGATTTCCGGCACTTCTTGTTCAAACAGTTTCACCAAAAATTCGCGTGAGGTGCGGCTGAGGATAACTTGTTTGCGGCCGCTGTTGCCTTGTTCGTCCACGCGCAGGAAGAGGGCGCGGATGCGGTCGCCGCTGCGGAAGTTTTCGCGCGGGATGCATTGGTCGCGTGGAATCAGCGCGTCCAAACGGCCTATTTCCACGATGATGCCGTGGCGTTCCACACGTTTTACCGTGCCCATTACCACGTCTTCGCGGCGGGCGAGGAATTCTTGCAGAATCTGCTCGCGCTCGGCATCGCGGATGCGCTGTAAAATGATTTGCTTGGCAGTTTGTGCGGCTTGACGGCCGAAGGCCACGTTTTCCAGCTCTTCTTCGTAATACTCGCCGATTTGCAGTGGGGAATCGGGGAATTCTTCTTGGATTTCCTCGATGGTTTTTTGCGTGTCGGGATAGGTGTAGTCTTCATCCGCCACGATTAACCAGCGGCGGAAGGTGTGGTATTCACCGGTGTTACGGTCGATGCTCACGCGCACGTCCATGTGTTCGCGGTCGGCCTTTTTCTTGGCGGCCACCGACAGGGCGAACTCCAATGCTTCGAATACCACTTCGGATTCAACGTTTTTTTCGCTGGCCAGGGCTTCGGCCAGTTGCAACATTTCGCGGCTCATGGGAATGAACTCTCCATTAATTGATAAATAGGCAAATTAGAATTCGGGCTTCAGGTGCGCCCGGTCGATATTGGATAATTCGATGGCAGCAGTTTTGCCATCGAAGGCGATAGTCAGCACATCGTTTTCAAAGTTTTCGATGTGGCCGATGAAGTTTTTCTGACCCTCCACCGGCAAACGGGTTTTCAGCTTGACGAGGCTACCTGAAAAACGGATGAAGTCGGCTGCCTTTTTTAGCGGTCGGTCGAGGCCGGGGCTGGAAATTTCCAGCCGTTTATAGTCCACATCTTCCACCATGAAGAGGCGGCTCAAGTGGTTGCTGACGGTGGCGCAGTCTTCCACGGTAATGCCTTCGGGCTTGTCGATAAACACGCGCAAATCGCCTTGCGCGGTGAGCTCGAAATCCACCAATTCATAGCCCAGGCCGGGCAGGGTTTTTTCTAAAACGGCTTGAATATCCATGATTCCCTAGTTGAAAAAACAAAAAAATGGCCTCGGGGCCATTTCTCATTTATCTCGTATAAATAACTGAAAAACGGCGCGATTCTAAACCATATTCGGCGATTTGGCAAATCTGTTTGCGCCTGGTGTGCAGGGTGACGGGCGGGCTGTGAGAATCGCGCAACAATGCTGGATTGGAACGAAGGGGAAGATTGGATTTTGGTTTTAAACTTCGTTGAGGCTTATGTTTTGGCTCAAGTAGTTCGGAAACTTTATTTTTACTTAGATTGCGATTGATACTTTCAGGTAGCCTGTGTTACCACGCGATGTAAAACATTGCCTTAGCCAGAAACACAATCAGCAGCATCTGCACCAGCACGGCGCGATGGATGTATTTGGAAAAGGCCACGGTCATGGTGTGGCGGCGCATACGGGTAACAGCGGCCAGAAAGTGGCAGAGGATGCTGAAAGCCAGCAGCAGCTTGATGGAGAGCTGGATAAAGAAAGAATTGGCAAACGGATTGTGGAGAATTTGCAGGTAGCGGTGCATCATCACCAGGCCGGAAAGAAACAGCAACCCAACTACCCAGGGCATGACTTTCACCGCCCGAGCGGAAAGTGCCCGTTCGGCTTCGCGCCGAGCCTCACGGCTGACTTTTTTGGTGTGCAGCACCGATAAAACCAGCGACTCAAACAACACCCCGCCCACGAAGGTAATGGCACAGAATAAGTGAATGATGTGTGCAACGGAGTAAACAGACATTTACCTGCCTTTTGATGCAATCACAGAAAAATGCGATACTCTCACAGGCAGGTAGGGCGGTCAAATCCGCCATGCCTCTCTGATACTGACAGAAAGGGTATATATCATGAGAAAATCTACTATTACTTCTATTTTCACTGTTATGCTGCTTACTGCCTCTCTGAGCGCTTGTACCGGCATGACCACCAAACAGCGCAATATTGCTGTGGGTGCCGCAGTGGGCGGTGTGGCCGGTAATGTGATTGGCGGTGATACCGGCTCAACCTTGGGTGGTGCTGCCCTGGGTGGTCTAGTAGGCAGCCAGGTTCAGTAAGTCCTAAACCCTTACTAATGATGCGGGCGGAAGTGTGAAAGCACTTCCGCCCGCAGTTGTTTTGACGTAGTGGATTAAAATGAAGAATGCTACTGCGTTGGCTCGCCTTGCTGTACTACTTGTACTATTTGCGGCTCGCCGCCTTGTCCCATTCTTATTTGAATCCACTATATTTTATGGATTGGCACAGTTTCGATATTCAGTTATTCCGATTAGGCCGCGGTAGGGTAAATCAGGCAGCATCGGTTTTATCGAAACGGTTAGAAATAATGTGTACCGCAGCCGGCCGGTAAGCCGGGTTCTGTCGTTGGACAGTCATTCCTCTAGGCCGATTGTTACCAAGCGGCTCAAGCAACCTACCCGAATGCTCGGCGAGCAGCGTCGTTGCATTCTGTTTGGTCTTGCTGCGGATGGGGTTTAGCCTGCTACGGACTGTTACCAGCCGCACGGTGCGCTCTTACCGCACCATTTCACCCTTACCTGTGCCGTGTTGCCACAGCCATCGGCGGTTATGCTTTCTGTTCCACTTTCCGTCGCCTCGCGGCGCCCGGCCGTTAGCCGGCATCCTGCTCTGTGCAGCCCGGACTTTCCTCCCCACCCAAAGGCGCGGCGACTGTCTGGCCTGCTGCGATACGGGCGGGATTATAACGGATTGGGTGGGAAAGGCTACCTGAAAATGGTGATGTCAGAAAGAAAACTTGGTCTTGCTCGCATAGTTCACCAATTGCTTAGATTACCTTGTAAGGGCTGCTCAATTGGTAGGCTACCTGAAAAGATCAGATAAAAGATCACATGCTTACTCGGCCAAGTCGTCGATGCTGTTGGCTACTTGTTCCAGTTCGCCGCCGTCGCTCGACTAGAGGAAGACGGCTTCGCCGAGCTGTTGCGGGGATTCGGGCAATAGGAGCAGGAAGTCGCCGCATTGATTGTCGCCAATCAGCACGGCTTGGGTGGGGAAACCATGCCAGCTTTCCCGGGCAGAGGCGGTTTCTTTGGCAATGTGATTGCAGGTTCGGCGCAGGCGTTTTTTATCGGAGGTGTCGAATACGGGCAGGAGGGTGAAGCTGCTGTCTTCGTTGTCGGGTTCGAGCAGGATTTCGCCGCCGTTTTCGGCTGAGAGCCTGGCTTTGAAGCGGGGAGGGAGCTGGATGCCGAGGGCTTGTTCGGCGGCTTGGATATATTTGGGCTCTACGGGGAAAGGCATGTGTTTGTTCCGATGTGGTGGATGGAATGTTGAGCCGGATTGGGCATAAACGCCACACTACTTTTCAGGTAGCCATCATCTGTGGTGAGGCTACCTGAAAATCAGTCGGGCTGCCGGATTTGGTAGCCTGAATTATCCCATGTTTCGGCAGAATTGATGTTTCAGGTAGCCTCAAGCGGGATAAAAGCTACCTGAAACTGCTCAACGCTATTTGCGCCAATAGGCGGGGGTGAAGAGCATGAACACGGTGAAGATTTCCAGGCGGCCGAGCAGCATGACGGCGGCGCACAGCCATTTTTGCACGGCGGCTAGTTCGGCGTAGCTGCCGGCGGGGCCGACGCTGCCGAGACCGGGGCCGGCGTTGGTGATGCAGGCGGTGGCGGCGGTGAGGGCGGTAACAAAATCGAGGCCGGTGGCCATGAGGGCGAAAGTGGCGAAGATGATGGTGAGGAAGTAAACGGCGGTGAATACGAGCACGGTCATGGCGGTGCGCTCGGCGATGTGCATGCCGTTGATTTTTACGGTGTGCACGGCGTTGGGGTGCAGCAGCAGCATCATTTCGCGCAGGCTGAATTTAAACAATACGATGGCACGGATGGTTTTGAGCCCGCCGCCGGCGCTGCCGGCGTTGGAGAGGATATTGGCGAGGAAAAACATCCAGAGGGACACGGGCAGCGGCCAGGCGGCGAAGTCGGTGTTGGCGTAGCCGTTGGCCAGGCCGATGGAGATGAAGTTGAAACCGACGAAGCGCAGGGATTGCGACCAGTCGGGGTAGAAATCTTTGTGCCACAGGTAGAGGGCGCACACGATGATGCTGGTAATCAGGGCGGTAATCATCACGCTTACTTCGGTGTCGCGGCGGTAGACGTTGAGGCTGCGTTGGCGGAAGGCGTAGTAGTGGTTGGTGAAGTTGATGGCGGCGATGACGCTGCCGACAGACAAAATCATTTCGATGGGCACGGAATCGAAATAGGCGATGTTTTGATCGTGGGTAGAGAAACCGCCCAGGCCGAGGCAGGACATGGCGTGGCATACGGCATCAAGCCAGCTCATGCCGGCCAGGCGCAGGGCGAGGCAGGTGATGAGGGTGAAGAAAACGTAAATCAGCCAAAGGTTTTTGGCGGTTTGGGAAATGCGGGGGGCGAGCTTGCTGTCTTTGTGGATGCCGGGGATTTCGGCTTTGAAAAGCTGGGTGCCGCCCACACCGATCATGGGTAGGATGGCTACAGCCAAAACGATGATGCCCATGCCGCCCACCCAGTTGAGCAGGTGGCGCCAGAAATTGAGCGAGGGGGGGAAGCTGTCGAGGTTGGTGAAAACGGTGGCGCCGGCGGTGGTGAGGCCGGAGATGGCTTCGAAGAAGGCGTCGGTGTAGCTGATGCCGGGCAGATACCAATAAAACGGCAGGGAGGCGACCACGGCAAAACCCAACCACAGTAGGAAAACGAGGGTGAAGCCGTCGCGGGTGCGCAGCTCGCGCTGATGGCTGCGGGTGGTGAGCCAGATGATGCCGGAGGCGCAGATGGTGGCGGCAGCGGTGTCGGCAAACACCCAGAAGGCGGCGTCTTGGTAGAGATACGACACGAACGTGGGCGCCAAGAGCAGCAGCGAAAACACGAAACCGAGGCGGGAGAGGACGTGGGCGATGGGGGCGAGTTTGTAATACATGGTGGTGTGGTTTCAGGTAGCCTGTGCGGCAGGTATTGTACCTGTTTTAACGGGATAGCATAGAGGCGGCTGAAGCTACCTGAAAAATAGCAGGCGGGGTGCTTTAGTTTATCCTACGGTTTGTTTTTATTCATATTCACGATAAAACGGTAAAGGCTACCTGAAAGCGGATACGGCGGTTTCAGGTAGCCTGCGGCATGGGCCAACGGGCGCGGCTTAAGCGCGTTTCGGATCGTTGGGGCGCAGTTCGGCCGCCAGTTTGTCCAAAATACCGTTGACGAATTTGTGGCCGTCGATGCCGCCGAAGGTTTTGGTGACTTCAATCGCTTCGTTGATGATCACGGGGTAGGGCGTTTCCGGCATATCACGCAGCTCGAAGGCAGCGGCCAGCAGCACGGCGCATTCGATGGGGCTGAGGTCTTTTTCGTCGCGGTCGAGCAGCGGGCGGATAATCTGCATCAGCTCTCGGCGTTTGGCCTGCACGCCGAAGAAAATGGCGGTGAAGAGCTCGTTGTCGGCCTTGGCGAAGTATTCGTTTTCGCGGATGTTTTTGGCTACTTCGGCATCGGGCAGCTGGTTGAGCGCGGCCTGATACAGCGCCTGCACGGCAAATTCGCGTGCGCGGCGGCGCGGGGTGCGGTTTTTCGGTTTCATTACTCGGCTTTCTGAAATCAAGGGCTACACGATGGCATTGGGCAGGCTGTTGCCGGCCGGATTGAGGCGGCGCAGCAGGTTGGCGCATTCCACCGCCACCACAGCGGCTTCGGCGGCTTTGCTTTGGATGCGCGCGTGGGCTTGTTCGTCGTTTTCGGTGGTGAGGACGGCATTGGCGATGGGGATGTTGAAATCCAGCCCCACGCGGCTGATGCCGGCGGCGGACTCGTTCGACACCAATTCGAAATGGTAGGTTTCGCCGCGAATTACCGCACCCAAGGCCACCAGCGCATCAAAGCTGTGCGACTGCGCCATATTTTGCAGCGCCAGCGGCACTTCCAGCGCGCCGGGCACGGTGGCTACGGTGATGTTGCCGTCGGGTACGCCCAGTTCCACCAGTTTTTCAGTGCACACTTCAAGCATGGCGCTGCCGATTTCGTTGGAAAAACGGGCTTGTACGATGCCGATATTCAGGCCTGCGCCGTCGTGGTTGGGGGGGATGATGGTCATGTCCGCTGCTCCGTTGTAGTGAAATAAGCAAAAGCGGCATGCGCCGCAAAGAAAGCGGATTTTACACCAAAGCGCACGTTTTGGGGCTGTGAAGGAAGATGGCTTGCGTTACAATGGCGGCGTTTTGCTCCACTTTTCAGGTAGCCTCCCATGCCAACCATCACCCTTATCGCCGCTGTGGCGGACAATCGCTGCATCGGCAGCGGCAACGCCATGCCCTGGCATATTGCCGAAGATTTCGCCTTTTTCAAACGCTACACCTTGGGCAAACCCGTGGTGATGGGGCGCAAAACTTGGGATTCGCTGCCGAAAAAACCCTTGCCCGGCCGCCGCAATATCGTGATTACCCGCCAGCCGCTCTGGCAGGCCGAAGGCGTGGAACGTGCCGACAGCTTAGATGCCGCGCTGGCCGTGCTGGCCGACGTGCCCGAAATCATCATCATGGGTGGCGCACAGATTTACGCCCAAGCCCTGCCGCTGGCTACCGATTTGCGCCTCACCGAAGTGCGCTTGGATATTGACGGCGACGCCTTCTTCCCCGCCTTTGACCCCGCCGAATGGCAGGAGGTTGAACGCAGCAGCCATACCGCTGCCGCCAACGGCATCCGCTTCGATTTCGTGCACTACCGCCGCGCCCGGCAGGCTAGCTGAAAGATCGAGGCTACCTGAAAAATGCTGTACCGCCTGATCGAGCGCCATTGGCAAACGCCCAACCCGCTGCTCACGCCGATTTTATGGCCGCTGGCGCGGCTGTTCGGCCTGTTGGCGGCGCGGCGGCGTGAAGGCTACCTGAAAGGTCAGCGGCACAGCGAAAAGCTGCCTGTGCCGGTGGTGGTAGTGGGCAATGTGCAGGCTGGCGGCAGCGGCAAAACCCCCGTGGTGCAGGCCTTGGTGCGTGCCTTGCAGGAGCGCGGCATCCGCCCCGGCATCATCAGCCGTGGCTATGGCCGCAGCGGGCAGGGTGTGCATGTGTTAAACAACCAAAGCACTGCCGCGCAGGCCGGCGACGAACCGCTGCTGCTGCATCGCAGCACCGGCGCTCCTGCCGCTGTTGGCAGCCGCCGTGCCGAAGCGGGCAGGGCGCTTTTGGCCGAGCATCCCGAAGTGCAAATCATCGTTGCCGACGACGGCCTGCAACACTACGCTCTGCAACGCGATTTCGAGCTGGCCGTGTTCCCCGCCGCCGATGTGGGGCGGCCGCTGGATTTGCTGCCCAACGGCAATTTGCGCGAGCCTTTGCAGCGCCTGGAAAGCGTAAACGCCGTGCTGCTCGCCAACAGCACGCCCGACAGACCCGAGCCGGATTGGGCGCTGCCGGATAACGTGTTGCTTTGCCGCAGCCGCCTGCAATGCGGGCAGATTTACCGTCTGCACCGCCCGCACGAACCCTTGCCTGAAGGCTACCTGAAACAGCGCAGCGTTATCGCCGCCGCCGCCATCGCCAAGCCCGAACGTTTCTTTGCCGAACTGGCGAGGCTGGGCATCGAAACCGAACGGCAAATGGCCCTGCCCGACCACGCTGCTTGGCAGATTGCCGATTTGCCCGCAGCCGACTGCTACATCGTCACTGAAAAAGACGCAGTGAAGCTCGCCGCCGACACCGCGCAGGAAGTATG includes the following:
- a CDS encoding SMI1/KNR4 family protein, which produces MPFPVEPKYIQAAEQALGIQLPPRFKARLSAENGGEILLEPDNEDSSFTLLPVFDTSDKKRLRRTCNHIAKETASARESWHGFPTQAVLIGDNQCGDFLLLLPESPQQLGEAVFL
- the nusB gene encoding transcription antitermination factor NusB, yielding MKPKNRTPRRRAREFAVQALYQAALNQLPDAEVAKNIRENEYFAKADNELFTAIFFGVQAKRRELMQIIRPLLDRDEKDLSPIECAVLLAAAFELRDMPETPYPVIINEAIEVTKTFGGIDGHKFVNGILDKLAAELRPNDPKRA
- a CDS encoding glycine zipper 2TM domain-containing protein, with the protein product MRKSTITSIFTVMLLTASLSACTGMTTKQRNIAVGAAVGGVAGNVIGGDTGSTLGGAALGGLVGSQVQ
- a CDS encoding dihydrofolate reductase, which gives rise to MPTITLIAAVADNRCIGSGNAMPWHIAEDFAFFKRYTLGKPVVMGRKTWDSLPKKPLPGRRNIVITRQPLWQAEGVERADSLDAALAVLADVPEIIIMGGAQIYAQALPLATDLRLTEVRLDIDGDAFFPAFDPAEWQEVERSSHTAAANGIRFDFVHYRRARQAS
- a CDS encoding CopD family copper resistance protein: MSVYSVAHIIHLFCAITFVGGVLFESLVLSVLHTKKVSREARREAERALSARAVKVMPWVVGLLFLSGLVMMHRYLQILHNPFANSFFIQLSIKLLLAFSILCHFLAAVTRMRRHTMTVAFSKYIHRAVLVQMLLIVFLAKAMFYIAW
- the rimP gene encoding ribosome maturation factor RimP produces the protein MDIQAVLEKTLPGLGYELVDFELTAQGDLRVFIDKPEGITVEDCATVSNHLSRLFMVEDVDYKRLEISSPGLDRPLKKAADFIRFSGSLVKLKTRLPVEGQKNFIGHIENFENDVLTIAFDGKTAAIELSNIDRAHLKPEF
- the ribH gene encoding 6,7-dimethyl-8-ribityllumazine synthase; translated protein: MTIIPPNHDGAGLNIGIVQARFSNEIGSAMLEVCTEKLVELGVPDGNITVATVPGALEVPLALQNMAQSHSFDALVALGAVIRGETYHFELVSNESAAGISRVGLDFNIPIANAVLTTENDEQAHARIQSKAAEAAVVAVECANLLRRLNPAGNSLPNAIV
- the nusA gene encoding transcription termination factor NusA, whose protein sequence is MSREMLQLAEALASEKNVESEVVFEALEFALSVAAKKKADREHMDVRVSIDRNTGEYHTFRRWLIVADEDYTYPDTQKTIEEIQEEFPDSPLQIGEYYEEELENVAFGRQAAQTAKQIILQRIRDAEREQILQEFLARREDVVMGTVKRVERHGIIVEIGRLDALIPRDQCIPRENFRSGDRIRALFLRVDEQGNSGRKQVILSRTSREFLVKLFEQEVPEIEDGLLEIKEAARDPGQRAKIAVKSNDARIDPQGTCIGVRGSRVNAVSNELAGERVDVVLWSPETAQFVINALSPAEVSRILIDEDNHSVDVIVAEDQLAPAIGRGGQNVRLAADLTGWQLNIMTVQEAEERHEAEDAQIRSLFMQHLNVDEQTADLLIEEGFAALEEVAYVPAAELVEIGFDEATVETLRNRARDAILTLAIMSEEKLDEVEEELKTLNGIDQDMLRDLAQAGITTRDSLAELSTDELIEITGVSEEEAKTVILAAREHWFAETQE
- a CDS encoding TrkH family potassium uptake protein, which gives rise to MYYKLAPIAHVLSRLGFVFSLLLLAPTFVSYLYQDAAFWVFADTAAATICASGIIWLTTRSHQRELRTRDGFTLVFLLWLGFAVVASLPFYWYLPGISYTDAFFEAISGLTTAGATVFTNLDSFPPSLNFWRHLLNWVGGMGIIVLAVAILPMIGVGGTQLFKAEIPGIHKDSKLAPRISQTAKNLWLIYVFFTLITCLALRLAGMSWLDAVCHAMSCLGLGGFSTHDQNIAYFDSVPIEMILSVGSVIAAINFTNHYYAFRQRSLNVYRRDTEVSVMITALITSIIVCALYLWHKDFYPDWSQSLRFVGFNFISIGLANGYANTDFAAWPLPVSLWMFFLANILSNAGSAGGGLKTIRAIVLFKFSLREMMLLLHPNAVHTVKINGMHIAERTAMTVLVFTAVYFLTIIFATFALMATGLDFVTALTAATACITNAGPGLGSVGPAGSYAELAAVQKWLCAAVMLLGRLEIFTVFMLFTPAYWRK
- the infB gene encoding translation initiation factor IF-2; the encoded protein is MSNTVQQFAAELKKSVPTLLEQLKAAGVEKSSGADSISPADKQALLTHLRKQNDSGTVSISVSRTRTERSTVAGVQVETRRRRRVAVPPIEAVAESKPAAEVAPAQPAATVATEAPAAAPAVEEPNVQVASEAVETTVVETPTMETTAAKTDATPAATEVATPDDAPAAEAKPKRSRKPKKEKAPEPTPQPVEVVSAAEKAMRDEEARRAEALRAHQQALLKEKQERQARREAAKLQAQQEAKLAKEQQSAPRSAAPSEKAPLSSGNAAPSGSRPKKGDRHQQRDDDMPRGRSAKGKGKERSNRGDEERVRGGKKGKKQLKLEPNQHAFQAPTEPVVHEVLVPETITVADLAHKMAVKGVEVVKALMKMGMMVTINQSLDQETALIVVEEMGHIGKPAAADDPEAFLNDTETAVQAEALPRPPVVTVMGHVDHGKTSLLDYIRRAKVVQGEAGGITQHIGAYHVQTPRGVITFLDTPGHEAFTAMRARGAQATDIVILVVAADDGVMPQTIEAIAHAKAAGVPMVVAVNKIDKEAANPERIRQELTAHEVIPDAWGGNVQFIDVSAKQGINIDALLEAVLLEAEVLELKAPVDAPAKGIIVEARLDKGRGAVATLLVQSGTLKKGDMLLAGTAFGKVRAMVDENGRQVQEAGPSIPVEILGLSDVPNAGEDAMVLADEKKAREIALFRQGKYRDVRLAKQQAAKLENLFANAGDGQAAQNLSVIIKADVQGSYEALSGSLKKLSNDEVKVEVLHSGVGGITESDVNLAIASGAFIIGFNVRADGSARKLAENEDIEIRYYNIIYDAIDDVKAAMSGMLAPEQKEQQTGTVEIRQVINISKVGNIAGCMVTDGLIKRDSRVRLIRDHVVIHTGELESLKRFKDDVKEVRMGFECGLMLKNYNDIQEGDMLEAFDIVEVARTL
- the lpxK gene encoding tetraacyldisaccharide 4'-kinase, translated to MLYRLIERHWQTPNPLLTPILWPLARLFGLLAARRREGYLKGQRHSEKLPVPVVVVGNVQAGGSGKTPVVQALVRALQERGIRPGIISRGYGRSGQGVHVLNNQSTAAQAGDEPLLLHRSTGAPAAVGSRRAEAGRALLAEHPEVQIIVADDGLQHYALQRDFELAVFPAADVGRPLDLLPNGNLREPLQRLESVNAVLLANSTPDRPEPDWALPDNVLLCRSRLQCGQIYRLHRPHEPLPEGYLKQRSVIAAAAIAKPERFFAELARLGIETERQMALPDHAAWQIADLPAADCYIVTEKDAVKLAADTAQEVWVLPVRAELPEALVQAVIRRCLPDREQAT